Part of the Zea mays cultivar B73 chromosome 4, Zm-B73-REFERENCE-NAM-5.0, whole genome shotgun sequence genome is shown below.
TAAGACTAATGATGAAGATGCACGGGCTGAAGGACGCGCCTTACTGGCTGATATCCTACGCCTATTTCCTGGCCCTTTCAGCAGCCTACATGGCGTTCTTCACCATCTCTGGGTCCATCATAGGTAACCAAACCACCACGTTACTGGATCTCTCGGATTCGCTGGAAGGAAAATGCATGTGCTGGCTGGCAAATCATTCAGGGAGCTGCTCTTCTTGCATTTTGCATTGGTCGTGCGTGCAGGGCTGGACATATTCAGGCTAAATAGCTACGGCATACAGTCTCTGTTCTACTTCGTGTGTATCAACCTGCAGATCGTGCTTGCTTTCCTGCTCGCAACTTTCTTCTCGTCTGTCAGGACTGCTAGCGGTTAGTAAACAAAATCAATGGTGCATTATGCAGTCTATGTTGTTCTCTACTAGCTCGATGGGCTTATTCTTTGTTGTACAGTGATCGGCTACATGTATGTCTTCGGCTCCAGCCTTCTTGGCGAAGCGCTTCTGAAGGTATTCATCGAGGACGCAACCTTCCCAAGTAAGTAAAAAGCTTTTTTTTTCCACTCCAGTTTTCCTGAACATGCAAAATCACGTAAAGCAAAGGCTTATTCTTTGTTGTACAGTGATCTGTTCTCTTTGAGAGCAAACAGATGGCATCACAAataaactattgttttattatccGTTTATTAGGGCGTTGGCTTGTAGCAATGGAGCTTGTTCCCGGGTTCTCCCTGTACCGAGGGATCTACGAGCTTGCCGAGTACGCCGCGGCAGGGAGGAACATGGGAAAACCCGGGATGCGATGGGGGGACATGGACGACCCGGTGAACGGGATGAGAGGCGTCTTGGTGGTGATGTCTGTCGAATGGATCGTTCTCCTCCTCGTAGCGTTCTTGCTGGACCGTAGGCCTGCGTGGCAGCCTCTGTTTCTGTTCGGGTTCCTGTCGACGAAACACTCCTCGCCGTCAGAGAGACAGAAGAAGGAGTCCAGGAGGGTCCATGTGTACGGGACGAAGCCTGACGTGTCTCTAGAGGTTAGCCGAGCCGCCTATGTACAGTATAGCTCAACTGTTTGTTTGTGTGTCGTTCAACAGACATGGGTAGTTTTCTGAACCTGCTCGCTCTTCAatcatcaaaaaaataaaaaaaaaaacaACTGCTGTCATCAGCGCAAGGTGGTGAGACGGTTGTTGAAGGACATGGACATGGGGGATATGATCATCTGCAATAATCTGAAGAAGGTGTATCCTGGAAAGAACGGGAACCCTGACAAGCATGCCGTCAGAGGATTGTCGCTGGCTCTGCGCAAAGGGCAGTGTTTCGGGATGCTGGGTCCCAATGGCGCAGGGAAGACATCCTTCATCAACATGGTGATATATATATTCCTTCCTACCTGCCATGGAAAATGCTTCTCCTTCTCCACCTCGCTAGCTTATGGAATGCATGTGCAGATGATTGGCCTCGTGAAACCGACGTATGGAACTGCCTACGTGCATGGAATGGATCTGAGGACAGAGATGAACGAAATATACACGAGTATCGGTGTATGTCCACAGCACGAGTACGACATTTTGTCATCATCAGTGGCGATATGATGCACCCTTTTATTTTCTAGGAAGCAGGTGCGTCGTGGTTTTGCGATGCTAGCTGAAACATGCATGTGCATTCTGCGTGCGTGCAGCTTGCTGTGGGAGCCTCTGACAGGACGGGAGCATCTGATGTTCTATGGCCGGATGAAGAATCTCACAGGTGCTGCTCTAACACAGGTAGTCTGTCTGACAGAACTTTGATCGAAGCCATGGATGAACTAGAATAGAGTAAATCATGCAGCAGCCTACAGCATCATCAGCTATGTCCGCTGATCCAGGCAGTGGAGGACTCCCTGAAGAGCGTGAACCTATTCCACAGCGGCTTCGGCGACAAATCTGTGAGCAAGTACAGCGGCGGGATGAAGAGGAGGCTCAGCGTCGCCGTCGCTCTCATAGGCAGCCCTAAGGTTGTGTACATGGACGAGCCAAGCACTGGGCTGGACTCGAGGTCCAGGAGCGATCTATGGAGCATCATCAGGCGAGCAAAGAAAGACTGCACCATCATTCTTACCAGTAATTAATAACTAACCATCATACTTATATATGTGCATGCATGCATTGCTCGGACCTTTCTTCTTCATATATATCTGCCTTTACCATTCACGCTCAGCACATTCCATGGAGGAGGCTGAGCAGCTGTGCGATCGCATCGGCATCTTCATCAACGGCAGCTTCCACTGCATTGGAACTCCCAAGGAGGTACGCAATGCAACGCCTGCACATTGCTGGAAGATGCGTGACTAGTTACATATGGTGGGAAATACATGGAATGGAATGCAGCTGAAGGCGAGGTATGGCGGCACCCGGATCCTGACGATCACGACCTCGCCGGAGCACGAGGAAGCGGTGGAGCTGATCGTGAGCCGGCTGGCGCCCGGATACAGCAGGATCTACAGCGTGTCCGGGACTCAGAAGTTCGCGCTGCCCCGGCGGGAGGTGGGGTTGGGGTGCGTCTTCGGCGCAGTGGAGGTGGCGCGGCGAGAGTTCCCGGTGCTGGGGTGGGGCGTGGCGGACGCCACGCTGGAGGACGTGTTCGTCAGGGTGGCCAAGGAGGCCCGGGCGTTCCACGTTCTGTCCTAGCTAGTCACTGCTCGGTTCGCTCTTAGAAATGGAAAATGTACAGGTTATGGCTTGTTCGTTAACATTAATTCATATGGATTGGATGATGTTGAGACGGTTTAAATTCATAGCAGGTCAATATTATCTCAATCTATTCCAATACACTCTAATACATATGGAattggaataaccgaacaagaccttaTCAATTGAACAAGTCATTTGCTCTCACGGTGGGTTCGTGTGAGTGGTAAGGGTAGTTCTGAGTTGTGCAACTCAAAATCATCGTGAAAATTGAGAGGGGGAAAAAGGTTTCCTAGTATATTTGATGTAGTTCAATGGGATGCATAACGGGTTTGGATAAAGGCAAAGTAATGATCCAAATGACCAACACCTCAAACATATAAATAACAACTCTaatttataaataacaaaatgatcAACACCTTAAGCATGCAAAGTTCTGAGCCCTGAAAGAGAAATTATTATTTTTAGAATCACTGCTCCTGATGAGCCCCATGAACCATCACAAAACAAATTCCAAATAGCTTCGTCTTAGACCAAGACCAAGCCAGGCTCCTCGTCATTTAGAGTCCAATCAACAACGAAATCTGCTAATGATTAAGATTGGGTGGTTGATCAGTGCACAAAATCAATGACAAAATCATTTAAGTCCATGGACCATTTACCAATCCTTACACTTTCTTCTCTATTCTTCAATATATCTCTTAGGGGCTATACGAAGGTACTATTATATGGTAAGAGTGAAAGCAGTGCTAAATCTTTCTTAAGGCCATTACCACTGCATATAGAACCTTTTTAAGTTTTGAGGAACTAGATTTTGATATGCCTAGAGCTTTGACATGAAGTAAACAACCCTCTATCTTTTTCCATTTTCTATTTTCTCTTGTACCAAAGCGTGGTGACAGCTAAGTGCAAAGCAACCACATACAAAAGCAATGGTGCTCCTAGTGTTGGTGGTGACTAAGTGGTCAGGTGAATCAGATATACTTAAGCTTTTCAAAGGTCTTCTGGTGCTTTGGACCCTATTCAAATACTTTTGTTTCCCTTAAGATCTCAAAGAAAGACAGACTTTGTTTAGCTAATCTTGCCATGAATGTGTTCAACGAAGCAGTCGTCCAGCAAACATTTGTGCACCGTACCCTTCCTTGTGGTTGGTGGATGCATCCAAAATATTGCTTCTTTTTTGGTTGGTTTGCCTCAATGTCCTTTATCGAAACATTACATCATGGAACTTTCCTTTCCGTGCCCTGAATACACATTTGCTGGATTCAACTTAAGCCCTGCCCTTTGaaagttggcaaatgtttcttacaAGTCCTTTATATGATTTTGTTGGTTTGTGTTTTAAACTATTATATCATCGACGTAAGTGAGGACATTCCTTCCAAGTTAGTTGCTAGCTAATACATCAGTCGTCATgtggttgaagcttccttcggcaTTCTTTAACCCCCTCAGCCATTCAAAGGTAATAATAAACTCCATTGAGTGTAATGACCCATCTTCAATTCATCTTCTTGCTCATCATCTCTGACCTAGCTGCTACATCCACAAGGGAGTTTATGCATCCACAAGGGAGTTTATGCATGGCAGAGGAAACTCATCCTTTAGACATGCCTTGTTTAGGTCCATGAAATAAACGCACAATCTCATTTTTCACTTGGCTTCTTCACCATGATAGTGTTTTCCCTAGGGCTAGCGATGAAAACGAACGAAAACGGATGGAAAAAACCCTTCTTCCATTTTTGTTCCCGCAACGCATCATCAGAAACAGGAGCGTGATAAGGTGGAGACACCAGTGCTACCGTGCTGCACCGATGGAGGTGATGAGTGGGCGTCTGACGTCTCGCACTCCCACGTCCGCGCTCGGTGCTTCTTGGCGATATGGGCAGACTGTGGGTCGGACATCGGCGTGACGGTCTAACGGATCGACGCTCGATGGAATTCGGTCTTGAGCTAAAGCCTAGAGGTGTCCAGTTGTTGAGCCAGACTGGGACAAGGAGTGGGCTTAGGGTTCACTTGTGTGTGTGGAGACGTGGAGTGGTGGGCTTGAGCATTTTGGGCCTGACAGGTGACGGGCTGACAGCTTGTACATGGACACGGTGTGGTTTGTGCAGGAGATTGTTAGAGTTGTCATATCTCTCAACAATAAGATTGATGCAATCCAAATGCCAACAGTATGTATTAATTACTATAGTAAGCAAGTCAAAGTTCCATCTAtatctgtcggtgtttcgaccccgagaggtccctggaccgacgagtaaattgtcgctgcgtgtcccagcccagatgggtcggcgcgagacggaacacaagggggaacaaagaAAGGGAACCGCGActcatgttgtcctgcgcccagggcggatgcgcttgcagtagggggttacaagcgttcgcgagggagagggagagagagagagagagagactgtccgtcagcccgtcctcccgcgcggccaccttcccgtacgagggccctggaccttccttttatagatgtaaggagaaggcccaggtgtacaatgggggggtgtagcaatatgctaacgtgtctagcagagaggagctagagccctatgtacatgccgacgtggctgtcggagaggtgttggtgccatgttcatgtgatgtcgtggccgtcggaggagcgctcgagccctgtagaagcatagctgtcggggctgtcgggtccttgctgacgtctccttgcttccgtagggggctgagaaccgccgtcgtcatagagcacgtggggtgccatcattacatgtttaccggggcgagccagatgggacgccggtcttgttccccgtagccttagctagctaggggtagggtaatgatgtaccccctgtagcgtggtcggtccgagcccaaggccgggcgaggtggtgactcctccgaggtcgaggttgagtccgagccctagggtcgggcgaggcggaggccgtcttccgaggtcgaggcgggggccaagccctggggtcgggcgaggcggagcttcctatggcgcctgaggctggactcggctgttgtcagcctcaccctggcgggtggcacagcagtcggagcagggcaggcgacgctgttttcctgtcaggtcagtcaatgGAGGGgtgaaatgactgcggtcacttcggccctgtcgactgaggaacgcgcgtcaggataaggtgtcaggcgatccttgcattgaatgctcctgcgatacggtcggttggcgatacgatctggccaaggttgcttctccgtgaagcctgcccgagctgggc
Proteins encoded:
- the LOC100273600 gene encoding uncharacterized protein isoform X1; amino-acid sequence: MESRRSRGLARFSRQVHALFLKNLSFQRRNARTNAAIAAFPVLLCVLLVSIQHVVDSELERPPFRCGCAGADQCGIQHSTPIQALACAVPVPPRWPALLQVPATEARALTRLRPRPCKAPENCPATVLLTGQNRLLAQGLGSLLFPPLPPQYARRMPGAAAAASNSSDYLDLFSAVVPGSSSLPAHVLFIEPGLVPEETLYLLQPNCWSETRNISAHFDGIPIESELQCVQALSSWCDNSSVINRQMFMGYKGGDRRRRSNEFLAGYDFLDTSKRRFHVYVWYNSSFSRDNGHHSMTVLRVSRLVNMASTAYLNLLLKGGTTEMRLEFLKEMPKAAIKMRLDLTTLLDALFFTWTVQLLLPVMLTYLVYEKQQRLRLMMKMHGLKDAPYWLISYAYFLALSAAYMAFFTISGSIIGLDIFRLNSYGIQSLFYFVCINLQIVLAFLLATFFSSVRTASVIGYMYVFGSSLLGEALLKVFIEDATFPRRWLVAMELVPGFSLYRGIYELAEYAAAGRNMGKPGMRWGDMDDPVNGMRGVLVVMSVEWIVLLLVAFLLDRRPAWQPLFLFGFLSTKHSSPSERQKKESRRVHVYGTKPDVSLERKVVRRLLKDMDMGDMIICNNLKKVYPGKNGNPDKHAVRGLSLALRKGQCFGMLGPNGAGKTSFINMMIGLVKPTYGTAYVHGMDLRTEMNEIYTSIGVCPQHDLLWEPLTGREHLMFYGRMKNLTGAALTQAVEDSLKSVNLFHSGFGDKSVSKYSGGMKRRLSVAVALIGSPKVVYMDEPSTGLDSRSRSDLWSIIRRAKKDCTIILTTHSMEEAEQLCDRIGIFINGSFHCIGTPKELKARYGGTRILTITTSPEHEEAVELIVSRLAPGYSRIYSVSGTQKFALPRREVGLGCVFGAVEVARREFPVLGWGVADATLEDVFVRVAKEARAFHVLS
- the LOC100273600 gene encoding uncharacterized protein LOC100273600, whose product is MLTYLVYEKQQRLRLMMKMHGLKDAPYWLISYAYFLALSAAYMAFFTISGSIIGLDIFRLNSYGIQSLFYFVCINLQIVLAFLLATFFSSVRTASVIGYMYVFGSSLLGEALLKVFIEDATFPRRWLVAMELVPGFSLYRGIYELAEYAAAGRNMGKPGMRWGDMDDPVNGMRGVLVVMSVEWIVLLLVAFLLDRRPAWQPLFLFGFLSTKHSSPSERQKKESRRVHVYGTKPDVSLERKVVRRLLKDMDMGDMIICNNLKKVYPGKNGNPDKHAVRGLSLALRKGQCFGMLGPNGAGKTSFINMMIGLVKPTYGTAYVHGMDLRTEMNEIYTSIGVCPQHDLLWEPLTGREHLMFYGRMKNLTGAALTQAVEDSLKSVNLFHSGFGDKSVSKYSGGMKRRLSVAVALIGSPKVVYMDEPSTGLDSRSRSDLWSIIRRAKKDCTIILTTHSMEEAEQLCDRIGIFINGSFHCIGTPKELKARYGGTRILTITTSPEHEEAVELIVSRLAPGYSRIYSVSGTQKFALPRREVGLGCVFGAVEVARREFPVLGWGVADATLEDVFVRVAKEARAFHVLS
- the LOC100273600 gene encoding uncharacterized protein isoform X2, with the protein product MESRRSRGLARFSRQVHALFLKNLSFQRRNARTNAAIAAFPVLLCVLLVSIQHVVDSELERPPFRCGCAGADQCGIQHSTPIQALACAVPVPPRWPALLQVPATEARALTRLRPRPCKAPENCPATVLLTGQNRLLAQGLGSLLFPPLPPQYARRMPGAAAAASNSSDYLDLFSAVVPGSSSLPAHVLFIEPGLVPEETLYLLQPNCWSETRNISAHFDGIPIESELQCVQALSSWCDNSSVINRQMFMGYKGGDRRRRSNEFLAGYDFLDTSKRRFHVYVWYNSSFSRDNGHHSMTVLRVSRLVNMASTAYLNLLLKGGTTEMRLEFLKEMPKAAIKMRLDLTTLLDALFFTWTVQLLLPVMLTYLVYEKQQRLRLMMKMHGLKDAPYWLISYAYFLALSAAYMAFFTISGSIIGLDIFRLNSYGIQSLFYFVCINLQIVLAFLLATFFSSVRTASVIGYMYVFGSSLLGEALLKVFIEDATFPRRWLVAMELVPGFSLYRGIYELAEYAAAGRNMGKPGMRWGDMDDPVNGMRGVLVVMSVEWIVLLLVAFLLDRRPAWQPLFLFGFLSTKHSSPSERQKKESRRVHVYGTKPDVSLERKVVRRLLKDMDMGDMIICNNLKKVYPGKNGNPDKHAVRGLSLALRKGQCFGMLGPNGAGKTSFINMMIGLVKPTYGTAYVHGMDLRTEMNEIYTSIGLAVGASDRTGASDVLWPDEESHSLQHHQLCPLIQAVEDSLKSVNLFHSGFGDKSVSKYSGGMKRRLSVAVALIGSPKVVYMDEPSTGLDSRSRSDLWSIIRRAKKDCTIILTTHSMEEAEQLCDRIGIFINGSFHCIGTPKELKARYGGTRILTITTSPEHEEAVELIVSRLAPGYSRIYSVSGTQKFALPRREVGLGCVFGAVEVARREFPVLGWGVADATLEDVFVRVAKEARAFHVLS
- the LOC100273600 gene encoding uncharacterized protein isoform X3; protein product: MRLEFLKEMPKAAIKMRLDLTTLLDALFFTWTVQLLLPVMLTYLVYEKQQRLRLMMKMHGLKDAPYWLISYAYFLALSAAYMAFFTISGSIIGLDIFRLNSYGIQSLFYFVCINLQIVLAFLLATFFSSVRTASVIGYMYVFGSSLLGEALLKVFIEDATFPRRWLVAMELVPGFSLYRGIYELAEYAAAGRNMGKPGMRWGDMDDPVNGMRGVLVVMSVEWIVLLLVAFLLDRRPAWQPLFLFGFLSTKHSSPSERQKKESRRVHVYGTKPDVSLERKVVRRLLKDMDMGDMIICNNLKKVYPGKNGNPDKHAVRGLSLALRKGQCFGMLGPNGAGKTSFINMMIGLVKPTYGTAYVHGMDLRTEMNEIYTSIGVCPQHDLLWEPLTGREHLMFYGRMKNLTGAALTQAVEDSLKSVNLFHSGFGDKSVSKYSGGMKRRLSVAVALIGSPKVVYMDEPSTGLDSRSRSDLWSIIRRAKKDCTIILTTHSMEEAEQLCDRIGIFINGSFHCIGTPKELKARYGGTRILTITTSPEHEEAVELIVSRLAPGYSRIYSVSGTQKFALPRREVGLGCVFGAVEVARREFPVLGWGVADATLEDVFVRVAKEARAFHVLS